From the Kiritimatiellaceae bacterium genome, one window contains:
- a CDS encoding ZIP family metal transporter, which yields MIADWFVGLHPVVQALMATLFTWGVTALGAAMVFFFKSINRRVLDAMLGFAAGVMIAASFWSLLAPSIEMAKENPAVPPWVPAAVGFLLGGLFLRGMDLVLPHLHLGEPIENAEGIHTTWRRSVLLVLAITLHNIPEGLAVGVAFGAVAYNLPSATLAGAIALAIGIGIQNFPEGAAVSVPLRREGMSRRKCFWYGQLSGFVEPVAGVIGAAAVLLMRPILPYALSFAAGAMIFVVVEELIPESQSNKNTDIATMGAMLGFAIMMILDVALG from the coding sequence ATGATTGCTGACTGGTTTGTCGGACTGCATCCGGTGGTTCAAGCGCTGATGGCGACACTCTTCACGTGGGGTGTCACCGCGCTTGGCGCGGCGATGGTTTTCTTTTTCAAATCCATTAACCGCAGAGTACTGGACGCCATGCTCGGCTTCGCAGCCGGTGTGATGATCGCCGCCAGCTTCTGGTCGCTACTGGCTCCGTCGATAGAAATGGCGAAGGAAAACCCGGCGGTTCCGCCGTGGGTTCCCGCCGCCGTCGGGTTTTTGCTCGGCGGGCTCTTCCTGCGCGGAATGGACTTGGTTCTGCCACATCTTCATCTCGGCGAACCGATAGAAAACGCCGAGGGAATTCACACCACCTGGCGGCGCAGTGTTTTGCTGGTGCTGGCTATCACGCTGCATAATATCCCGGAAGGACTCGCCGTCGGCGTAGCTTTCGGCGCGGTGGCGTATAACCTGCCGTCCGCCACGCTGGCCGGCGCGATTGCGCTGGCGATCGGGATCGGCATTCAGAATTTTCCTGAAGGCGCGGCGGTTTCTGTGCCGCTCCGTCGCGAAGGAATGTCGCGCCGCAAATGTTTCTGGTACGGACAGCTGTCCGGTTTCGTCGAACCGGTGGCCGGGGTAATCGGCGCGGCGGCCGTTCTGCTGATGCGCCCGATTCTGCCTTACGCCCTTTCCTTCGCGGCGGGCGCGATGATTTTCGTCGTGGTGGAAGAACTGATTCCCGAATCGCAGTCGAATAAAAACACCGACATCGCCACCATGGGCGCCATGCTCGGCTTCGCCATCATGATGATCCTCGACGTCGCGCTGGGATAA
- the secA gene encoding preprotein translocase subunit SecA, which yields MINVILKQIFGSKNERDIKKMMPLVQQINVLDEEYKKLSDDQLKAKTVEFKERLAKGETLDAILPEAFAAVKNACRRLCGTTVHVSGHDLEWDMVPFDVQLVGGIVLHQGRIAEMATGEGKTLVATMPVYLNALAGKGVHVVTTNDFLAERDSTWMGYVYRYLGLTVGCLMGHMPPPERLKQYKLDITYGTNSEFGFDYLRDNMAMRPEDMVQQSGHAYAIIDEIDSILIDEARTPLIISGPAPYSADEQYRSLNGTVQRLVRRQQDLCSKMIEEAKDLLDKGETDAAQRKLYQVNQGMPKNKQLAKLIEEPATRRLLEQVNNMMITDSYKEEARELREEMFFAVDEKGHDAGLTDKGCETLSPEDPESFLMPDLATALSELEGRVGLAPQEKIVQRQKLQDEFATRSERIHAVNQLIRAHCIYEKDVEYVVQDNQVVIVDTFTGRLMSGRRWSDGLHQAVEAKEGVKIERETQTLATITIQNYFRMYDKLSGMTGTAETEAGEFHEIYKLDVVVIPTNRPIRRVDINDQIYKTKREKYHAVIEQIKDCHGKKQPVLVGTATVETSEVISRMLDRQGIPHNVLNAKNHAREAEIVSLAGQPGAITIATNMAGRGTDIKLGKGVVWLERSQIQDKSLSLSTAPSGETSPLKKLLMEKPCGLYVIGSERHESRRIDRQLRGRCARQGDPGLSRFYVSLEDDLMRLFGSDRIAGIMEKLGIEEGEVLEHPWLNKSIEKAQERVEQMNFGIRKNTLKYDDVMNQQREVIYGFRQTVLRSEDPRELLYDIISEIVGDKAESPVEEYVAWANITFPIGLRETDIPAEADAEVRTQIVFDRVKEAYELKVAHEDPSRVKGIEQMIILQSVDEHWQEYLRNMDSLREGIGLRAYGQRDPLVEYKREAFNLFGDLMDRIKNEIGQNIFRTGSSMEALQSFWQSLNKMMVSSRAQQDQASAMALAKQSASQPGHGAPPAAVPAPQPIRHTGPETGRNDPCPCGSGKKFKKCCGV from the coding sequence ATGATCAATGTGATTTTAAAACAGATTTTCGGATCGAAGAATGAGCGCGACATCAAAAAGATGATGCCGCTGGTTCAGCAAATCAATGTGCTGGACGAGGAATATAAGAAACTCTCCGACGATCAGCTCAAGGCCAAGACCGTCGAGTTCAAAGAGCGTCTGGCCAAAGGCGAAACGCTGGACGCCATTCTTCCCGAAGCGTTTGCCGCCGTGAAGAACGCCTGCCGCCGGTTGTGCGGCACAACGGTTCACGTTTCCGGCCACGATTTGGAATGGGATATGGTGCCGTTCGATGTTCAGCTGGTCGGCGGAATCGTCCTTCATCAGGGCCGGATTGCGGAAATGGCGACCGGTGAAGGAAAGACGCTGGTGGCAACGATGCCGGTCTATCTCAACGCGCTGGCCGGCAAAGGTGTACACGTGGTGACCACCAACGACTTCCTCGCCGAGCGCGACTCGACCTGGATGGGCTATGTCTATCGATACCTCGGTCTGACCGTCGGCTGTCTGATGGGCCACATGCCGCCGCCGGAGCGGCTGAAGCAGTACAAGCTCGATATCACCTACGGCACGAACAGCGAGTTCGGCTTCGACTATCTGCGCGACAACATGGCCATGCGCCCCGAAGATATGGTTCAGCAGAGCGGCCACGCCTACGCCATTATCGACGAAATTGACTCGATCCTCATCGACGAAGCCCGCACGCCGCTGATTATTTCCGGCCCCGCGCCTTATTCGGCGGACGAACAGTACCGTTCGCTGAACGGCACCGTCCAGCGGCTGGTCCGCCGCCAGCAGGATCTTTGTTCGAAGATGATCGAAGAGGCGAAGGACCTGCTCGATAAGGGCGAAACCGACGCGGCCCAGCGCAAGCTCTATCAGGTGAATCAGGGCATGCCGAAAAATAAACAGCTGGCCAAGCTGATCGAAGAACCCGCCACCCGCCGCCTGCTGGAGCAGGTGAACAATATGATGATCACCGACTCCTACAAGGAAGAGGCGCGCGAACTCCGCGAGGAAATGTTTTTTGCTGTGGACGAAAAAGGCCACGACGCCGGTCTGACGGATAAAGGGTGCGAAACGCTCAGCCCGGAAGATCCGGAATCGTTCCTGATGCCCGATCTGGCGACCGCGCTTTCCGAACTCGAAGGCCGCGTCGGTCTTGCTCCGCAGGAAAAAATTGTCCAGCGCCAGAAACTTCAGGACGAATTCGCGACCCGCAGCGAGCGCATCCACGCGGTGAACCAGCTGATCCGCGCCCACTGCATCTATGAAAAGGACGTTGAATACGTCGTGCAGGACAATCAGGTGGTCATCGTCGATACGTTCACCGGACGCTTAATGTCGGGCCGCCGCTGGAGCGACGGTTTACATCAGGCGGTTGAAGCGAAGGAAGGCGTGAAGATCGAACGCGAGACGCAGACGCTGGCGACGATCACGATTCAGAATTATTTCCGCATGTATGACAAACTCTCCGGCATGACCGGTACCGCCGAAACCGAAGCGGGCGAGTTTCACGAAATCTATAAACTCGATGTGGTGGTTATCCCCACAAACCGGCCGATCCGCCGCGTGGACATTAACGACCAGATTTATAAAACCAAGCGCGAGAAGTACCACGCCGTGATCGAACAGATCAAAGACTGCCACGGCAAAAAACAGCCGGTGCTGGTCGGTACCGCCACGGTCGAAACCTCCGAGGTGATCAGCCGGATGCTCGACCGGCAGGGCATTCCGCACAATGTGCTCAACGCCAAAAACCACGCCCGCGAAGCCGAGATCGTTTCGCTGGCCGGTCAGCCCGGCGCCATCACCATCGCCACCAACATGGCGGGCCGCGGAACCGACATTAAGCTCGGCAAAGGCGTCGTCTGGCTCGAGCGGTCGCAAATTCAGGACAAGTCGCTTTCGCTGAGCACCGCGCCGTCCGGCGAAACCTCGCCGCTTAAAAAACTGCTGATGGAAAAACCGTGCGGCCTTTATGTGATCGGCTCCGAACGCCACGAGTCGCGCCGCATCGACCGCCAGCTGCGCGGACGTTGCGCGCGCCAGGGCGACCCCGGTCTATCCCGTTTCTACGTTTCGCTCGAAGACGACCTGATGCGCCTGTTCGGTTCCGACCGCATCGCGGGCATCATGGAAAAACTCGGCATCGAAGAGGGCGAAGTCCTCGAACATCCGTGGCTGAACAAGTCCATTGAAAAGGCGCAGGAGCGCGTCGAGCAGATGAATTTCGGCATTCGGAAAAATACGTTGAAATACGACGACGTGATGAACCAGCAGCGCGAAGTGATTTACGGCTTCCGCCAGACCGTTTTGCGCAGCGAAGATCCGCGCGAACTGCTTTACGATATCATCAGCGAAATCGTCGGCGATAAAGCCGAGTCGCCGGTCGAAGAATATGTCGCCTGGGCCAACATCACCTTCCCGATCGGCCTGCGCGAAACCGATATTCCCGCCGAGGCGGATGCTGAGGTGCGTACACAGATCGTTTTCGACCGCGTCAAAGAGGCGTACGAGTTGAAAGTGGCCCACGAAGATCCGTCACGCGTCAAAGGCATTGAGCAGATGATCATTCTGCAGTCGGTGGACGAACACTGGCAGGAATATCTGCGCAACATGGACAGCCTGCGCGAAGGCATCGGCCTGCGCGCCTACGGCCAGCGCGACCCGCTGGTGGAATACAAACGCGAGGCGTTCAACCTCTTCGGCGACCTGATGGACCGGATCAAAAATGAAATCGGCCAGAATATTTTCCGTACCGGCTCTTCGATGGAGGCTCTGCAAAGCTTCTGGCAGTCGCTCAACAAAATGATGGTGAGCAGCCGCGCCCAGCAGGATCAGGCTTCGGCCATGGCGCTGGCGAAACAGTCGGCGTCACAGCCCGGTCACGGCGCGCCGCCAGCCGCCGTACCGGCACCGCAACCGATCCGTCACACCGGCCCGGAAACCGGCCGCAATGATCCATGTCCGTGCGGCAGCGGCAAAAAATTCAAGAAGTGCTGCGGGGTGTAA
- a CDS encoding EF-hand domain-containing protein: MKLYVLILSVVLFSVGAQAAALVFADTDKNSDGLLSKEEFVAGHKLNNPKRTEADVQKLFATKDLNKDGSLTPKEFESDRK; the protein is encoded by the coding sequence ATGAAGTTATATGTTCTCATTCTCTCTGTTGTTCTGTTCTCCGTCGGCGCTCAGGCGGCGGCGTTAGTGTTCGCAGACACGGATAAAAACAGCGATGGCCTGCTGTCCAAAGAGGAGTTTGTCGCTGGCCACAAGCTGAACAATCCCAAGCGAACGGAGGCGGACGTTCAGAAGTTGTTCGCGACCAAAGATCTGAATAAAGACGGCTCTCTCACGCCCAAGGAATTCGAATCCGACCGGAAATAA
- a CDS encoding helix-turn-helix transcriptional regulator — protein MQRMKKNPVLIALGKNVSELRSKKELTQEQLAERSGLDPSYISGIERGVRNPSVLSLVRLATGFNTTVSEVCEGLGKQPKQSR, from the coding sequence ATGCAACGCATGAAAAAGAATCCCGTTCTGATCGCGCTCGGCAAAAACGTCAGCGAACTCCGCAGTAAAAAGGAACTCACCCAGGAACAGCTCGCGGAGCGCTCCGGTCTTGATCCTTCCTACATCAGCGGCATCGAACGCGGCGTTCGAAATCCCAGCGTTTTGAGCCTTGTTCGCTTGGCGACCGGATTCAATACAACCGTGTCCGAAGTCTGTGAAGGACTCGGCAAACAGCCCAAGCAATCTCGATAG
- the dcm gene encoding DNA (cytosine-5-)-methyltransferase — translation MKYTEVEEVLITPKSNWKDDSLAFVTHYLQNHKDVAADCFHDPATAYLTKNSDFQEWFPIKWDVPFPPPRDAKFKFIDLFAGIGGFRIALQSVGGKCVFSSEWNDSAKKTYAKNFGEVPFGDIRQFTGATVSDAQLDKLIPDHDILAGGFPCQPFSLAGVSSRNSLGLKHGFACKTQGTLFFDIVRIAKVKKPTVLLLENVSNLKRHNGGDTYATIRKTIEEDLGYSFFDAVIDARTVVPQKRRRCFMVCFRDKAVDFKFPSFSGEPKPLKSILEPKCLAKYTISDRLWDGHVRRTQRNLDRGTGFTAFEANLDEPANTLVSRYGKDGKECLVPQSGKNPRKLTPRECARLQGFPEKYILPDSDAAAYRQFGNALPVPVAQRIARQIVKTLEL, via the coding sequence ATGAAATACACAGAAGTAGAAGAGGTTTTAATAACCCCCAAAAGTAACTGGAAAGACGACAGCCTTGCGTTCGTTACCCATTATTTACAAAACCACAAAGACGTTGCCGCCGACTGTTTTCATGATCCCGCCACAGCATATCTGACAAAAAACTCTGATTTTCAGGAGTGGTTCCCAATCAAGTGGGATGTTCCATTCCCCCCCCCCCGAGACGCCAAATTTAAGTTTATCGACTTATTTGCCGGCATCGGCGGCTTTCGCATAGCGCTACAGTCTGTCGGCGGGAAATGCGTTTTTTCATCGGAGTGGAATGATTCGGCGAAAAAAACCTACGCGAAAAACTTTGGCGAGGTTCCGTTTGGCGACATCCGGCAGTTTACGGGCGCAACTGTTTCTGATGCTCAATTAGATAAATTAATTCCCGACCACGATATATTGGCCGGAGGGTTCCCTTGTCAGCCGTTTAGTCTGGCGGGTGTTTCTTCGCGCAACTCGCTGGGGCTAAAACACGGGTTCGCGTGTAAAACGCAAGGGACGTTGTTTTTCGACATCGTTCGCATAGCCAAGGTTAAAAAACCGACGGTTCTCTTGCTGGAGAATGTCAGCAATCTAAAACGGCACAATGGCGGAGACACGTACGCCACGATCAGAAAAACCATCGAAGAAGACCTCGGGTATTCCTTCTTTGACGCGGTGATCGATGCGCGTACGGTTGTTCCGCAGAAAAGACGCCGATGCTTCATGGTGTGCTTTCGGGACAAGGCCGTTGATTTTAAATTTCCTTCATTCAGCGGAGAGCCCAAGCCGCTTAAAAGTATTTTAGAACCGAAGTGTCTCGCAAAATACACCATTTCAGATCGTTTGTGGGATGGACACGTTCGGCGCACGCAACGAAATCTTGATCGCGGCACCGGTTTTACGGCATTTGAGGCAAATCTCGACGAGCCAGCGAACACGCTCGTTTCACGTTACGGAAAAGACGGCAAAGAGTGCCTTGTGCCTCAGTCCGGCAAAAATCCGAGAAAGCTGACCCCGCGCGAGTGCGCCAGACTCCAAGGATTTCCGGAGAAATATATTTTGCCCGACAGTGACGCCGCCGCATATCGGCAGTTCGGCAATGCCTTACCAGTTCCAGTTGCACAACGAATCGCCAGACAGATTGTAAAAACTCTCGAATTATAG
- a CDS encoding AbrB family transcriptional regulator — translation MAYKTKVRKIGNSLGIVLPKEALQAMKVEEGATLYITEAPRGAMQVTPDNEHFGEMMKIAERGMQKYRNALRELAK, via the coding sequence ATGGCCTATAAAACTAAAGTTCGGAAGATCGGTAATTCGCTCGGCATCGTGCTTCCCAAAGAAGCCCTGCAGGCGATGAAAGTCGAAGAGGGCGCGACGCTTTACATCACCGAAGCGCCCAGGGGCGCCATGCAGGTGACACCTGATAATGAACACTTCGGTGAGATGATGAAAATTGCTGAACGCGGCATGCAAAAATACCGCAATGCTCTGCGGGAACTGGCAAAATGA
- a CDS encoding type II toxin-antitoxin system death-on-curing family toxin, with product MKEPVWVPAEVILAIQEELLARFGGLAGLRDEGLLDSALNRPKQVFHYGSPTLFDLAAEYALGIVKNHPFLDGNKRAGFMAAYTFLGVNGYDLHAPEADAVMQTLALASGEINQQDYAAWLKASCRRRPRG from the coding sequence ATGAAAGAGCCGGTTTGGGTTCCTGCAGAAGTTATTCTTGCGATTCAGGAGGAGCTTTTGGCCCGGTTTGGTGGATTGGCCGGCCTGCGCGACGAGGGACTTTTGGACTCCGCGCTGAATCGTCCGAAGCAGGTTTTTCATTACGGCTCACCGACGCTGTTTGATCTGGCGGCGGAATATGCGCTGGGTATCGTGAAGAACCATCCCTTTCTTGACGGCAACAAACGCGCCGGGTTTATGGCGGCCTATACCTTCCTTGGCGTAAATGGATATGACCTGCATGCGCCCGAGGCAGATGCCGTCATGCAAACGCTGGCGCTGGCTTCCGGTGAAATAAACCAGCAGGACTACGCCGCCTGGCTCAAAGCATCTTGCCGCCGACGTCCGCGCGGTTGA
- the trpB gene encoding tryptophan synthase subunit beta, producing MKKDYRDYLQNTPDAEGHFGPYGGAYIPPQLVGPMKEIHEAYLKISRSHRFIEELRSIRKHYQGRPTPVYHAARLSEKCGGAQIYLKREDLNHTGAHKINHCMGEGLLAKYMGKKKLIAETGAGQHGVALATAAAYFGLECEIHMGEVDIAKEHPNVVRMKLLGAKVVPVSHGLKTLKEAVDSAFLAYLADPVSAIYCIGSVVGPHPFPMMVRDFQRVVGIEAREQFFEMTGGLPNLLTACVGGGSNAMGIFSAFLNDPCEIWGAEPLGRGPKTGDHAATATYGKPGIIHGFKCYLLQDDKGEPSPVYSIASGLDYPGVGPEHSHLKDEGRIQYAAIDDKECLNGFFTLCRSEGIIPALESAHAVAFAMKKAKEMKSGTILVNLSGRGDKDLDFVVDNYGYGDKSQG from the coding sequence ATGAAAAAGGATTACCGCGATTACCTGCAGAACACGCCCGACGCCGAAGGCCATTTCGGGCCGTACGGCGGCGCGTATATTCCGCCGCAACTGGTCGGGCCGATGAAGGAAATTCACGAGGCCTACCTTAAGATAAGCCGCTCGCACCGTTTCATCGAGGAGCTGCGCTCCATCCGTAAACACTATCAGGGCCGCCCGACACCGGTTTACCACGCCGCGCGCCTCTCCGAAAAATGCGGCGGCGCACAGATTTATCTCAAACGCGAAGACCTCAACCACACCGGCGCGCACAAAATCAACCACTGCATGGGCGAAGGCCTGCTCGCCAAATACATGGGCAAGAAAAAGCTCATCGCCGAAACCGGCGCGGGCCAGCACGGCGTCGCGCTCGCCACCGCCGCCGCCTACTTCGGCCTCGAATGCGAAATCCACATGGGCGAAGTCGATATCGCCAAAGAACACCCGAACGTTGTCCGTATGAAACTGCTCGGCGCAAAAGTGGTTCCGGTTTCCCACGGACTCAAAACGCTGAAAGAAGCGGTCGATTCCGCATTTCTGGCCTATCTCGCCGATCCGGTCAGCGCGATCTACTGCATCGGCTCGGTCGTCGGCCCGCATCCGTTCCCGATGATGGTGCGCGACTTCCAGCGCGTCGTCGGCATCGAAGCGCGCGAACAGTTCTTCGAAATGACCGGCGGACTGCCGAACCTCCTCACCGCCTGCGTCGGCGGCGGAAGCAACGCCATGGGAATTTTCTCGGCGTTCCTGAACGACCCATGCGAAATCTGGGGCGCTGAGCCGCTGGGCCGCGGACCGAAAACCGGCGACCACGCCGCGACCGCGACCTACGGCAAGCCGGGAATCATCCACGGCTTCAAGTGCTATCTGCTGCAGGACGACAAGGGCGAACCGTCACCGGTGTACTCCATCGCCAGCGGACTCGACTATCCCGGCGTCGGCCCCGAACACAGCCACCTCAAAGACGAAGGCCGCATTCAGTACGCCGCCATCGACGACAAGGAATGCCTCAACGGATTCTTCACACTCTGCCGCTCCGAAGGAATTATACCGGCGCTCGAAAGCGCGCATGCTGTTGCCTTCGCCATGAAAAAAGCCAAAGAGATGAAATCCGGCACGATTTTGGTCAACCTCTCCGGTCGCGGCGACAAAGACCTCGACTTCGTCGTTGATAACTACGGGTACGGCGACAAGAGCCAAGGATAA
- a CDS encoding phosphoribosylanthranilate isomerase, translating into MSVFVKICGICSRNDLEQICALEPDAIGFVFWPRAKRYVRPEQVAGWLRSIPEQIKKVGVFVEPPPAEVEAVAIACHLDVVQVHLISNDWKIDRPLFQGLETWLSPRMGEGVNRNILNAVNPEPSVLLADSFDPNTIGGTGKLSSWERAIAMKTAVGKPVMLAGGLNPENVRDAMAAVNPWGVDVSSGVEKEPGVKDIRKVKQFIERVRK; encoded by the coding sequence ATGAGCGTTTTTGTTAAAATCTGCGGAATCTGCTCCAGAAACGATCTGGAGCAGATTTGTGCTTTAGAGCCCGACGCGATCGGTTTTGTTTTCTGGCCGCGCGCCAAGCGCTATGTCCGGCCGGAACAGGTCGCAGGCTGGCTCAGAAGCATTCCTGAGCAGATCAAAAAAGTCGGCGTATTTGTCGAACCGCCGCCCGCCGAGGTCGAAGCCGTGGCGATCGCCTGCCACCTCGACGTGGTTCAGGTTCATCTGATTTCCAACGACTGGAAAATCGACCGTCCGCTTTTTCAGGGGCTGGAAACCTGGCTTTCGCCGCGCATGGGCGAGGGCGTGAACCGGAATATTCTAAACGCGGTTAATCCGGAGCCGTCGGTTCTGCTCGCCGATTCGTTCGATCCGAACACCATCGGCGGCACCGGCAAGCTTAGTAGCTGGGAGCGCGCGATCGCCATGAAAACCGCCGTCGGCAAACCCGTGATGCTGGCGGGCGGCCTCAATCCGGAAAATGTACGCGATGCCATGGCCGCCGTGAATCCGTGGGGCGTCGATGTCAGTTCCGGCGTCGAAAAGGAACCGGGCGTCAAAGACATCCGCAAGGTAAAACAGTTTATCGAGAGAGTCAGAAAATGA
- the trpB gene encoding tryptophan synthase subunit beta, with amino-acid sequence MKSNQPDKQGHFGPYGGIFVPETLMEPLRELERIYKTAQKDPAFKKELAYYLREYVGRPSPLWFAQRMTAQLGGPKIYLKREDLNHTGAHKINNVIGQALLAKRLGKTRLIAETGAGQHGVATATAAALFGMECVVYMGKVDMERQALNVFRMESLGAKVVAVTAGQQTLKEAINEAMRDWVSNLSNTHYVLGTAFGPHPYPMIVRDFQSVIGIEARKQILKAEGRLPTAIVACVGGGSNAIGIFSAFIKDAGVRLIGVEAGGLGIEPGKHAARFAGGKVGVLQGTKSYVLQDDDGQILLTHSVSAGLDYASVGPEHAMLHDTGRAEYTYIEDADAVAGFDRLAQWEGILPALESSHAIAWVIKNAKQFSKNDLVIINVSGRGDKDVQQIAEWKKGRIK; translated from the coding sequence ATGAAATCGAATCAGCCGGATAAACAGGGACACTTCGGTCCGTACGGCGGCATCTTTGTTCCCGAAACGCTGATGGAGCCGCTCCGCGAGCTGGAACGGATCTATAAAACGGCACAGAAAGATCCCGCGTTCAAAAAAGAACTCGCTTACTACCTGCGCGAATACGTCGGGCGCCCGTCGCCGCTCTGGTTCGCCCAGCGGATGACCGCACAGCTCGGCGGCCCGAAGATTTATCTCAAACGCGAAGACCTTAATCACACCGGTGCGCACAAAATCAACAACGTGATCGGTCAGGCTTTACTGGCGAAGCGGCTCGGCAAGACGAGGCTGATCGCCGAAACCGGCGCGGGCCAGCACGGCGTCGCCACCGCCACCGCCGCCGCGCTCTTCGGCATGGAGTGTGTCGTTTACATGGGCAAGGTCGATATGGAGCGGCAGGCGCTGAATGTTTTCCGGATGGAAAGCCTCGGTGCGAAAGTCGTAGCCGTCACCGCCGGACAGCAGACGCTTAAAGAGGCGATTAACGAAGCGATGCGCGACTGGGTCAGCAACCTGAGCAACACGCACTACGTTCTCGGCACCGCCTTCGGCCCGCATCCGTACCCGATGATCGTGCGCGATTTCCAGAGCGTGATCGGCATCGAGGCGCGTAAACAGATTTTGAAAGCCGAAGGACGTCTGCCGACCGCGATTGTCGCCTGCGTCGGCGGCGGCAGCAACGCGATCGGCATTTTCAGTGCCTTTATAAAGGATGCGGGCGTTCGCCTGATCGGTGTTGAAGCTGGCGGACTCGGCATCGAGCCCGGCAAACACGCCGCGCGTTTCGCCGGCGGCAAGGTCGGCGTACTGCAAGGCACCAAGAGTTATGTTCTGCAGGACGACGACGGACAGATTCTGCTGACGCATTCCGTCAGCGCCGGACTCGACTACGCTTCCGTCGGCCCGGAACACGCCATGCTCCACGACACCGGCCGTGCGGAATATACCTATATCGAAGATGCCGACGCGGTCGCCGGCTTCGACCGGCTCGCGCAATGGGAAGGCATTCTGCCTGCGCTTGAAAGCTCACACGCCATCGCATGGGTTATCAAAAACGCCAAACAGTTTTCGAAAAACGATCTTGTGATCATCAACGTTTCCGGCCGCGGCGACAAAGACGTCCAGCAAATCGCGGAGTGGAAAAAGGGTAGAATAAAATAA
- a CDS encoding YicC family protein → MSIKSMTGYGAAAVRAGEARVTVELSSVNRKQLDVVFRLPPSLAALESRIQKIIQEQISRGRISGTVLLEAANGGAMIQIDQVRAEETVKQLRRTAKKLNLTDDLSASALLQVPGLLKMQSGEQTPEEIFPFLEKTLTAALKKLNAMRLREGKALEADFLARLKLLEQMLAAIQARAPQIAANYRKKLFDGLESAGLKNIAADERIIKEIALFGERSDISEEATRLTSHIQQFKKILRGGEPAGRPLDFLAQEFFREINTIGSKANDLKITEQVVAFKTELERIREQIQNVE, encoded by the coding sequence ATGTCGATAAAAAGCATGACAGGGTACGGCGCGGCAGCAGTGCGCGCCGGGGAGGCGCGGGTGACCGTCGAGCTGAGTTCGGTAAACCGCAAACAACTCGATGTCGTCTTCCGGCTTCCACCGTCGCTTGCGGCGCTGGAGTCGCGTATCCAGAAAATAATTCAGGAGCAGATTTCGCGCGGACGGATCAGCGGAACGGTACTGCTGGAAGCCGCGAACGGCGGCGCAATGATTCAGATTGATCAGGTGCGCGCCGAAGAAACGGTAAAACAACTGCGCCGCACGGCCAAAAAACTGAACCTGACCGACGATTTGAGCGCAAGCGCGTTACTACAGGTTCCGGGGCTGCTGAAAATGCAGTCGGGCGAACAGACTCCGGAAGAAATTTTCCCGTTTTTAGAAAAAACGCTGACCGCCGCGCTGAAAAAACTCAACGCGATGCGTCTCCGCGAAGGAAAAGCGCTCGAAGCGGATTTTCTGGCGCGTCTGAAGCTGCTGGAACAGATGCTTGCCGCGATTCAGGCGCGTGCGCCGCAGATCGCCGCCAATTACCGGAAGAAACTTTTCGATGGATTAGAATCTGCCGGACTGAAAAATATCGCAGCCGATGAGCGGATTATCAAAGAGATCGCGCTGTTCGGCGAACGCAGTGATATTTCGGAAGAGGCCACACGACTGACAAGTCACATTCAGCAGTTTAAAAAAATTCTGCGCGGCGGCGAACCTGCCGGACGTCCGCTTGACTTTCTGGCGCAGGAGTTTTTCCGCGAGATCAATACGATCGGCTCGAAAGCGAATGATTTAAAAATCACAGAACAGGTGGTGGCGTTCAAAACCGAACTCGAACGCATCCGGGAGCAGATTCAGAATGTCGAATAA